A part of Acidobacteriota bacterium genomic DNA contains:
- a CDS encoding lmo0937 family membrane protein: protein MLYTLAVVLLVLWALGLVSGYTLGNFIYVLLVVAVVLALVGLVSGRRTL from the coding sequence GTGCTCTATACGCTTGCGGTCGTCCTGCTGGTGCTGTGGGCGCTCGGTCTGGTGAGCGGCTACACGCTCGGCAACTTCATCTACGTGCTCCTCGTCGTCGCGGTGGTGCTGGCTCTCGTGGGCCTCGTGAGCGGGCGACGGACACTCTGA
- a CDS encoding M23 family metallopeptidase, translating to MMRKLVALLIVSIVLVGGAYAAAGFVDGPSIVISRPERFVGAATPVDVEIGTPGGVLSSLEVTFEQGGATTPIVSLADASAVTAAADRVIVKTEIGRGKVSSLQSGPARLLVTASRPVLFGLRRVRASVAKDVQVRLERPRIGVLSTHHYVNLGGAEMVVYRAEPADVSSGVRVGEREYPGFPASGATVDGVSIADPAVRIAFFALLWNQPIDAPIRVFARDEAGNAAEAAFDTRAFPKPFKASRIVLDDRFLERVVPAILSGASEMKPAGPLLEQFLAVNGELRRANAEKIRSFASKTSPEMLWRGVVFHPFTNSAVESAFADQRTYLYQGREVDRQVHLGFDLASYAGTPIVAANRGQVLFAGDLGIYGNCVVLDHGMGVQSLYAHLSAVEVQPGVMVEKEQRLGRSGMTGLAGGDHLHFTMLVNGEMVNPIEWWDPHWIEDRVLRKLRMAK from the coding sequence ATGATGCGCAAGCTGGTCGCACTACTGATCGTGTCGATCGTCCTCGTCGGTGGTGCCTACGCCGCGGCGGGCTTCGTCGACGGCCCCTCGATCGTCATTTCGCGCCCGGAGCGTTTCGTCGGCGCCGCGACGCCGGTCGACGTCGAGATCGGGACTCCCGGCGGCGTGCTGTCGTCACTCGAGGTGACATTCGAACAGGGTGGCGCGACGACGCCGATTGTGTCGCTGGCGGATGCGTCGGCCGTGACGGCTGCGGCCGATCGCGTCATCGTCAAGACGGAGATCGGCCGAGGCAAAGTGAGTAGCCTGCAGTCCGGTCCCGCCCGCCTCCTCGTCACGGCGTCGAGGCCCGTGCTGTTCGGGCTGCGCCGCGTGCGCGCCTCGGTCGCGAAGGACGTGCAGGTGCGCCTCGAGCGTCCGAGAATTGGCGTGCTCTCGACCCATCACTACGTGAATCTCGGCGGCGCCGAGATGGTCGTGTACCGCGCCGAGCCGGCTGACGTTTCGTCTGGCGTTCGCGTGGGCGAGCGGGAGTACCCAGGATTCCCCGCCTCGGGCGCGACGGTCGATGGCGTGTCGATCGCCGACCCTGCGGTCCGTATCGCGTTCTTCGCGCTGCTCTGGAACCAGCCGATCGATGCGCCGATTCGCGTGTTCGCTCGCGACGAGGCCGGCAACGCCGCGGAGGCCGCGTTCGACACCCGCGCCTTTCCGAAGCCGTTCAAGGCGAGCCGGATCGTGCTCGATGATCGTTTTCTCGAGCGCGTCGTGCCGGCCATCCTCTCGGGCGCCAGTGAGATGAAGCCGGCCGGACCGCTGCTGGAGCAGTTCCTCGCCGTCAACGGTGAGTTGCGCCGAGCCAATGCGGAGAAGATTCGATCGTTCGCCTCCAAGACGTCGCCTGAAATGCTGTGGCGCGGCGTCGTCTTCCATCCGTTCACCAATTCGGCCGTCGAATCCGCCTTCGCGGACCAGCGCACGTACCTCTACCAGGGCCGGGAGGTGGATCGCCAGGTGCACCTCGGCTTCGACCTCGCGTCGTACGCGGGAACGCCGATCGTGGCCGCCAACCGCGGTCAGGTGCTGTTTGCCGGCGACCTCGGCATCTACGGCAACTGCGTCGTCCTCGATCACGGCATGGGGGTGCAGTCGCTCTACGCGCACCTCTCGGCCGTCGAGGTTCAGCCGGGCGTGATGGTCGAGAAGGAGCAACGCCTCGGCCGCAGCGGCATGACGGGACTGGCCGGCGGCGACCACTTGCACTTCACGATGCTCGTGAATGGCGAGATGGTGAATCCGATCGAGTGGTGGGATCCGCACTGGATCGAGGATCGCGTGTTGCGCAAGCTGCGAATGGCCAAGTAG
- a CDS encoding DUF1194 domain-containing protein, translated as MELALVIDASTSISSTDFALQKQAYVDAFSPGGVVYNFVNSGLGTLAASAFIFGGNTGGGLALATQVASWTGISNGAESAAFAAALSSGLTQPGSVAFGNTNIGAAVNLATGSFATNGFEGLRLTIDISSDGLQNLPLDGTGPGGACPSPGGPSGDSPASDPDCVAIVQNARNAAAAAGITINALAIPDVGAGSDNLTGAFLSSYYTANLITPGGFVVIAETPEQFATTLNSKLQAELSAVPEPGTLLLFGSGAAMMFRRLRNRRRDS; from the coding sequence TTGGAGCTGGCCCTCGTCATCGATGCGTCGACGAGTATCAGCTCGACTGATTTCGCGCTACAGAAACAAGCCTACGTCGATGCCTTCAGCCCGGGTGGCGTCGTGTACAACTTCGTCAACAGCGGCCTCGGCACGCTCGCGGCGTCGGCGTTCATTTTCGGCGGCAACACGGGAGGCGGGCTGGCGCTCGCGACGCAGGTCGCGAGCTGGACGGGCATCAGCAACGGGGCAGAATCGGCGGCCTTCGCCGCCGCGCTCAGCAGTGGCCTGACCCAGCCGGGCTCGGTGGCGTTCGGCAACACGAACATCGGCGCGGCGGTGAACCTCGCGACCGGTAGCTTCGCCACGAACGGTTTCGAAGGTCTCCGGCTGACGATCGACATCTCGAGCGACGGCCTGCAGAACCTGCCACTCGATGGAACCGGCCCCGGCGGGGCCTGCCCATCCCCGGGTGGGCCCTCCGGCGATTCCCCGGCTTCGGATCCCGATTGTGTCGCGATCGTTCAGAACGCTCGCAACGCCGCGGCCGCCGCCGGCATCACCATCAACGCGCTGGCCATCCCCGACGTCGGAGCCGGATCGGACAACCTGACGGGCGCGTTCCTGTCGTCGTACTACACCGCGAACCTGATTACACCTGGTGGATTCGTGGTCATCGCCGAAACCCCGGAGCAGTTCGCGACGACGCTGAACTCGAAGCTGCAGGCGGAGCTGAGTGCCGTTCCCGAGCCCGGCACGCTGCTGCTGTTCGGCTCCGGAGCCGCGATGATGTTCCGCCGGCTCCGCAACCGCCGTCGCGACAGCTAG
- a CDS encoding branched-chain amino acid ABC transporter permease: MDTVLQQVINGLSLGAIYALIALGYTMVYGVLRLINFAHGDVYMLGAFAGYFLATALDLDRHPSVLGTIVVTMGAMAVCAGVGIVIERFAYRPVRHHSRLASLITAIGVSLLLEYGGQVVFGASPRFFPQMIRSETYTIAGAQVTNQSLLVIAVAVVVMFGLEFVVHRTRIGKAMRATSYNLNVAKLMGINTDRVIAFTFALGSALAAVGGVMVALAIPRIDPLMGLMTGLKAFVAAVLGGIGNIPGAMIGGMLIGLMETGISATAYSTYRDAVAFAVLIVILLVRPSGILGTPVTEKV; this comes from the coding sequence ATGGACACGGTCCTTCAGCAGGTCATCAACGGCCTCTCGCTCGGGGCGATCTACGCGCTGATCGCCCTGGGCTACACGATGGTGTACGGCGTCCTGCGGCTGATCAACTTCGCCCACGGCGACGTCTACATGCTCGGCGCGTTCGCCGGGTACTTCCTCGCCACCGCGCTCGATCTCGACCGCCATCCCTCCGTGCTCGGCACCATCGTCGTCACGATGGGTGCCATGGCGGTCTGCGCCGGGGTGGGCATCGTGATCGAGCGGTTCGCCTACAGGCCGGTCCGTCATCACTCGCGGCTCGCGTCGCTCATCACCGCCATCGGCGTCTCGCTGCTGCTGGAGTACGGCGGGCAGGTGGTGTTCGGCGCGTCGCCGCGCTTCTTCCCGCAGATGATCCGGTCCGAGACCTACACGATCGCCGGCGCGCAGGTGACGAACCAGAGCCTGCTCGTGATCGCAGTGGCGGTCGTCGTGATGTTCGGCCTGGAGTTCGTGGTGCACCGCACCCGAATCGGCAAGGCCATGCGGGCGACGTCCTACAACCTGAACGTCGCCAAGCTCATGGGCATCAACACCGATCGCGTGATCGCGTTCACTTTCGCGCTCGGATCGGCGCTCGCGGCCGTGGGGGGCGTGATGGTGGCGCTGGCGATTCCCCGGATCGATCCGCTGATGGGGCTGATGACCGGCCTCAAGGCGTTCGTCGCGGCGGTCCTCGGCGGCATCGGCAACATCCCGGGCGCGATGATCGGCGGGATGCTGATCGGCCTGATGGAGACCGGCATCAGCGCCACGGCGTACTCCACCTATCGCGATGCGGTCGCGTTCGCGGTCCTGATCGTGATTCTGCTGGTCCGGCCGTCGGGCATCCTCGGCACGCCCGTGACCGAGAAAGTCTGA
- a CDS encoding VWA domain-containing protein, with translation MTRLLLASSLTVAGLAMTAAQAQAPLFRATSEMVPVFVTVTDRDNRLVTTLTREQFTVLDNGRAQPLTMFDNSPQPVRLILMLDMSGSMTGNLPILREASAQLFSRLRPDDDVRLGTFGNRIEITDVFTNDRAALLAALPREVEPNAPTPLWRAVDQAIGTFGNESGRRVVLVLSDGKDAPIMRWGQKFIGQLDVVDRAQREDVMIYSVGLRSRSGRPAFAPPGGDLRQMMIDDLPDPGLGTAAEATGGGYFEIGPRDNLAAAFARVADELHSQYLMGFAPVQRDGKLHKLEVKVAAKDLEPRTRKNYRAPK, from the coding sequence ATGACGCGACTCCTCCTAGCTTCCTCGCTCACCGTGGCGGGACTGGCCATGACAGCGGCACAGGCGCAGGCGCCGCTGTTCCGCGCCACCAGCGAGATGGTGCCGGTCTTCGTCACCGTCACGGATCGGGACAACCGGCTCGTCACGACGCTGACTCGTGAGCAGTTCACCGTCCTCGACAACGGCAGAGCCCAGCCGTTGACGATGTTCGACAACTCGCCGCAGCCGGTCCGGCTGATCCTGATGCTCGACATGAGCGGCAGCATGACGGGTAACCTGCCGATCCTTCGCGAGGCGAGCGCACAGTTGTTCTCCCGGCTCCGGCCGGACGACGACGTGCGCCTGGGCACGTTCGGGAATCGCATCGAGATTACCGACGTGTTCACGAACGACCGTGCGGCCCTGCTGGCCGCGCTGCCGCGGGAGGTGGAACCGAACGCCCCGACGCCGCTCTGGCGAGCGGTGGACCAAGCGATCGGCACCTTTGGCAACGAATCCGGCCGGCGCGTGGTGCTCGTGCTGAGCGACGGCAAGGATGCGCCGATCATGCGTTGGGGCCAGAAGTTCATCGGCCAGCTCGACGTCGTCGATCGCGCGCAGCGCGAAGACGTGATGATCTACAGCGTCGGGTTGCGCAGCCGTTCGGGGCGGCCGGCCTTTGCGCCGCCGGGTGGCGATTTGCGCCAGATGATGATCGACGATCTACCGGATCCAGGGCTGGGAACGGCAGCCGAAGCGACCGGCGGCGGATACTTCGAGATCGGTCCGCGCGACAACCTCGCCGCGGCCTTCGCCCGCGTCGCCGACGAGCTTCACAGCCAGTACCTGATGGGGTTCGCGCCGGTGCAACGTGACGGCAAGCTGCACAAGCTCGAGGTCAAGGTCGCGGCGAAGGATCTCGAGCCGCGCACCCGGAAGAACTACCGCGCACCAAAGTAA
- a CDS encoding LysM peptidoglycan-binding domain-containing protein, which translates to MGARQEVSMSLRDMYSYAIQTAKGKFHGNAEERDGKLHWKGTVATEAEKNEIWNAIKTIPTWQRDIVADIQVTGGPAAAAPAPAAAPAQKTYTVKPGDTLSAIAKAHLGSANAYMQIFELNKDQLSDPNKIKPGQVLRLP; encoded by the coding sequence ATGGGCGCAAGACAGGAGGTCTCCATGAGCCTGCGAGACATGTACAGCTACGCCATTCAAACCGCCAAGGGGAAGTTCCACGGAAACGCAGAGGAACGCGACGGCAAGCTCCACTGGAAGGGCACGGTCGCCACCGAAGCCGAGAAGAACGAGATCTGGAATGCCATCAAGACCATTCCGACCTGGCAGAGGGATATCGTTGCCGACATCCAGGTGACCGGCGGGCCCGCGGCCGCGGCGCCAGCTCCAGCGGCGGCGCCCGCGCAGAAGACCTACACGGTCAAACCGGGCGATACGCTCAGCGCCATCGCCAAGGCGCACCTCGGCAGCGCGAACGCCTACATGCAGATCTTCGAGCTCAACAAGGATCAACTGTCGGATCCGAACAAGATCAAGCCTGGGCAGGTGCTGCGTCTACCGTAG
- a CDS encoding TIM barrel protein has product MHRRTFLFGAAAGVGAASTLGRVVLAGQAPAQGRAGGPGRIGGPAQVSADKLARVSLMTLCFDDTLRTPWTANPTPEQTMTIFDLPKMYVDTYGVRSIEYQHRHLAAPDPATGPIDGDPAIFRELKARLDEQKVQMSQINLEFADQNISTSDAAKRQQAIDRTKKWIDNAVLLGCPRVMVNQQQAELNPSTRAHAVAAWKQMVDYGRTKNVKVSAETRGTVGASREQLGMLPWEFLAGVIKDAGAYSNVDIGNVAAPNQEELNRAIKGLFPRSSGNMHVKSSPNWDIGATVRFTESLGYRGLYSVEVRTHPAVRIVYNAILANL; this is encoded by the coding sequence ATGCATCGTCGAACGTTCTTGTTCGGAGCAGCCGCGGGTGTGGGCGCGGCATCTACACTCGGCCGCGTCGTGCTGGCGGGTCAGGCGCCGGCCCAGGGCCGGGCAGGCGGCCCTGGGCGCATCGGCGGTCCCGCCCAGGTCTCGGCCGACAAGCTCGCGCGGGTCTCGTTGATGACCTTGTGTTTCGACGACACGCTGCGGACGCCGTGGACGGCCAACCCGACGCCGGAACAGACGATGACGATCTTCGATCTCCCGAAGATGTACGTCGACACCTACGGCGTTCGGAGCATCGAGTATCAGCACCGGCACCTCGCCGCGCCAGATCCCGCCACGGGTCCGATCGACGGCGATCCCGCGATCTTCCGCGAGTTGAAGGCGCGCCTCGACGAGCAGAAGGTCCAGATGAGCCAGATCAATCTGGAGTTCGCAGACCAGAACATCTCGACATCCGATGCCGCGAAGCGCCAGCAGGCGATCGACCGCACGAAGAAGTGGATCGACAACGCCGTGCTGCTTGGATGCCCGCGGGTGATGGTCAACCAGCAGCAGGCAGAGCTGAATCCGTCGACGCGCGCCCACGCCGTGGCGGCCTGGAAGCAGATGGTGGACTATGGCAGGACGAAGAACGTGAAGGTCTCGGCGGAGACTCGCGGCACCGTCGGCGCCAGCCGCGAGCAGCTCGGCATGCTGCCGTGGGAATTCCTCGCCGGGGTCATCAAGGATGCCGGCGCGTACTCGAACGTCGACATCGGGAACGTCGCGGCGCCCAACCAGGAAGAGCTCAACCGGGCCATCAAGGGACTGTTTCCGAGGTCGTCGGGCAACATGCACGTCAAGTCCAGCCCGAACTGGGACATCGGCGCGACCGTGCGATTCACGGAGAGCCTCGGCTACAGAGGGCTCTATTCGGTGGAAGTCCGCACGCATCCAGCCGTGCGGATCGTCTACAACGCGATTCTCGCCAACCTGTAG
- a CDS encoding lactate permease LctP family transporter — translation MWQHNYAPMAGSIAVSALFASIPVLVLFYMLGVRRKPAWMAALTALGSALVVALFVYGMPVPLALLSTVYGAAFGLFPIAWIVFSSIMLYRLAVDTGKFSIIKDSVGGLTTDRRLQAMFIAFSFGAFIEGAAGFGAPVAVSGAMLAGLGFSPFYAAGICLLANTAPVAFGSIGIPVTTLANVTGMDVLPLSAMVGRLCAMISVLIPGYLIVVMAGPRKALEVLPAIVACGVSFAGVQFYVSNYMGPELTDIMSSLTCIAVMVLVLKIWKPKNILRLDGDTPASAVAHTHTGREVFMAWVPYMMLVAFVLAWGEPSIKPSINRLADRLVPDSLPIVAGTGTLGDRLMVPGLHNMVTRVPPVVPKPAPYAALYELNWLSASGTACFLAAIAAAVVLRVRPRQVVNAYKATFSQLKMSMVTIASMLGLAYLMNYSGMTSTLGLALAESGVAFPFFSAVLGWLGVFLTGSDTSANALFGNLQVVTANALHLNPVLTASVNSAAGVMGKMISLQSIAVAVAATGMTAADESRLFRFTIKHSVLLMAIMGIISTLFAYVFPGYVPTLTPK, via the coding sequence ATGTGGCAGCACAACTACGCACCGATGGCCGGCAGCATCGCGGTGTCCGCGCTGTTCGCCTCGATTCCCGTCCTCGTCCTCTTCTACATGCTGGGCGTACGGCGCAAACCGGCGTGGATGGCGGCGCTCACGGCGCTGGGGTCGGCGTTGGTCGTCGCGCTGTTCGTCTACGGCATGCCGGTGCCGCTGGCCCTGCTGTCCACGGTGTACGGCGCGGCATTCGGCCTCTTCCCGATCGCCTGGATCGTCTTCAGCTCGATCATGCTCTATCGGCTGGCGGTGGACACAGGGAAGTTCTCGATCATCAAGGACTCGGTCGGCGGCCTCACGACCGACCGGCGGCTGCAGGCGATGTTCATCGCCTTCTCGTTCGGCGCGTTCATCGAAGGCGCCGCCGGCTTCGGCGCGCCGGTGGCCGTGTCGGGCGCGATGCTGGCCGGCCTCGGCTTCTCGCCGTTCTACGCCGCCGGCATCTGCCTGCTGGCCAACACCGCACCGGTGGCGTTCGGCTCGATCGGCATTCCGGTGACGACCCTGGCGAACGTGACCGGCATGGACGTGCTGCCGTTGAGCGCGATGGTCGGCCGGCTGTGCGCCATGATCTCGGTGCTCATCCCCGGCTATCTAATCGTCGTGATGGCAGGTCCGAGGAAAGCGCTCGAGGTCCTGCCGGCGATCGTCGCGTGCGGCGTGTCGTTCGCCGGCGTGCAGTTCTACGTGTCGAACTACATGGGCCCGGAGCTCACCGACATCATGAGCTCGCTCACGTGCATCGCCGTGATGGTGCTGGTGCTCAAGATCTGGAAGCCGAAGAACATCCTGCGCCTGGACGGAGACACGCCGGCGAGCGCGGTCGCGCACACCCACACGGGCCGTGAGGTCTTCATGGCCTGGGTGCCGTACATGATGCTCGTGGCGTTCGTGCTCGCCTGGGGCGAGCCGTCGATCAAGCCGAGCATCAACCGGCTGGCCGATCGGCTCGTGCCCGACAGCCTGCCGATCGTCGCCGGCACCGGCACGCTCGGCGACCGGCTCATGGTGCCCGGCCTGCACAACATGGTGACGCGCGTCCCGCCGGTGGTGCCGAAGCCGGCACCATACGCCGCTCTGTACGAGCTGAACTGGCTCAGCGCGTCGGGCACGGCGTGCTTCCTGGCCGCGATCGCCGCCGCGGTCGTGCTGCGCGTGAGACCGCGCCAGGTCGTCAACGCCTACAAGGCCACGTTCTCCCAACTGAAGATGTCGATGGTGACGATCGCCAGCATGCTGGGGCTCGCCTACCTCATGAACTACTCGGGCATGACCTCGACGCTCGGGCTCGCGCTCGCCGAGTCCGGCGTGGCGTTTCCCTTCTTCAGCGCCGTGCTCGGATGGCTTGGCGTCTTCCTCACCGGCAGCGACACGTCCGCCAACGCCCTGTTCGGCAATCTTCAGGTCGTGACCGCCAACGCGTTGCACTTGAATCCGGTGCTGACGGCGTCCGTCAACTCGGCGGCGGGCGTCATGGGCAAGATGATCTCGCTGCAGAGCATCGCCGTCGCCGTCGCCGCGACCGGCATGACTGCCGCGGACGAGAGCCGCCTCTTCCGATTCACCATCAAGCACAGCGTCCTCTTGATGGCGATCATGGGGATCATCTCGACGCTCTTCGCCTACGTGTTTCCGGGATACGTTCCGACTCTCACCCCAAAGTAG
- a CDS encoding ABC transporter substrate-binding protein: protein MLKNAARGRAGLLAMALFVAIAACERKSDGGGRSTGDIVVGLYASLTGDGASFGQSSREGAELAAAEINAAGGLLGGRRITLLVEDDQSKPEEASSAVTKLVTQDLAAAIIGEVASRRTLAAAPVAQRYQVPLITPASTNERVTAVGDYIFRVCFIDPFQGEVLAKFAFNDLKARKVAVLKDIQQDYSVGLADSIVKQFTALGGTVTEPVSYSSGDADFRAVLTKIRAERPDAVFATGYYSEAAIIVRQARELGMTMPILGGDGWVGDPLKNGREALKNTYISNHYSGDNPDPIVQNFVKAYREKFGREPDSIAALAYDAVKVLADAIGRAKTTDGKALRDALAATDVAGVTGHLKMNARRDVDKPAVIQEVTYVNGDVKFVYKTTISPS, encoded by the coding sequence ATGTTGAAGAACGCCGCCCGCGGTCGCGCGGGGTTGCTCGCGATGGCTCTCTTCGTCGCCATCGCCGCCTGTGAACGCAAGTCCGATGGCGGCGGCCGCTCGACCGGCGACATCGTCGTCGGGTTGTATGCGTCGCTCACCGGCGACGGCGCCTCGTTCGGCCAGTCGTCGCGCGAGGGCGCGGAGCTGGCAGCCGCAGAGATCAACGCGGCCGGTGGGCTGCTCGGCGGCCGCCGTATCACGCTGCTCGTCGAGGACGATCAGAGCAAACCCGAGGAAGCGTCGAGCGCGGTGACGAAGCTCGTCACGCAGGACCTGGCCGCCGCGATCATCGGCGAGGTCGCGAGCCGGCGCACGCTGGCCGCCGCGCCGGTGGCGCAGCGCTACCAGGTGCCGCTCATCACGCCCGCCTCGACCAACGAACGCGTCACTGCCGTTGGCGACTACATCTTCCGCGTGTGCTTCATCGACCCGTTCCAGGGCGAGGTTCTCGCGAAGTTCGCGTTCAACGATCTCAAGGCGCGGAAGGTCGCGGTCCTCAAGGACATCCAGCAGGACTACTCGGTCGGGCTCGCCGACTCGATCGTCAAGCAGTTCACCGCGCTCGGCGGCACGGTCACCGAGCCGGTGAGCTACAGCTCGGGCGACGCCGATTTTCGCGCCGTATTGACGAAGATCCGGGCGGAGCGTCCGGACGCGGTCTTCGCGACCGGCTACTACTCCGAGGCCGCGATCATCGTCCGGCAGGCGCGAGAGCTGGGCATGACGATGCCGATTCTCGGCGGAGACGGGTGGGTGGGCGATCCCTTGAAGAACGGACGGGAGGCGCTGAAGAACACCTACATCTCCAACCACTACTCCGGCGACAATCCCGACCCGATCGTCCAGAACTTCGTGAAAGCCTACCGGGAGAAGTTCGGCCGCGAGCCGGACTCGATCGCCGCGCTCGCGTACGATGCCGTCAAGGTGCTCGCCGACGCGATTGGGCGCGCCAAGACGACCGACGGCAAGGCGCTGCGGGACGCGCTCGCCGCGACCGACGTCGCCGGCGTCACCGGGCACTTGAAGATGAACGCCCGGCGCGACGTCGACAAACCGGCCGTCATCCAGGAAGTCACCTACGTGAACGGCGACGTCAAGTTCGTGTACAAGACGACCATCAGTCCGAGCTGA
- a CDS encoding DUF937 domain-containing protein gives MDILDAIVNAQSGAAVQQLGAQLGLGREQTTNALSALLPALAAGVQRNLGQTDGLSSLAAALASGNHARFLDNPAILGQQAAVSEGNGILGHILGSKEVSREVASRAAAETGVGTDVLKRMLPLAAALMMGAFSKQAGRSHGLPAGAGSAGIAAMLTPLLDRNRDGSIVDDVTSMIGRFMKS, from the coding sequence ATGGATATCCTCGACGCCATCGTCAACGCGCAGAGCGGCGCCGCCGTTCAGCAGCTCGGCGCGCAACTGGGTCTCGGGCGTGAGCAGACGACGAACGCGCTGTCGGCGCTGCTTCCCGCGCTCGCCGCCGGCGTCCAGCGCAATCTCGGCCAGACTGACGGACTCAGCAGCCTGGCGGCCGCGCTCGCGTCCGGCAATCACGCGCGCTTCCTCGACAATCCTGCCATCCTGGGTCAGCAGGCGGCTGTCAGCGAGGGGAACGGCATCCTCGGCCACATCCTGGGCAGCAAGGAGGTGAGCCGCGAGGTCGCGAGCCGCGCTGCCGCCGAAACCGGTGTCGGCACCGACGTGCTGAAGCGCATGTTGCCGCTCGCAGCCGCGCTGATGATGGGCGCGTTCTCCAAGCAGGCTGGCCGCAGTCATGGGCTGCCGGCTGGCGCCGGCAGCGCTGGCATTGCGGCGATGCTGACGCCGTTGCTCGACAGAAACCGCGACGGTTCGATCGTGGACGACGTGACGTCGATGATCGGACGCTTCATGAAGTCGTGA